From Astatotilapia calliptera chromosome 19, fAstCal1.2, whole genome shotgun sequence, a single genomic window includes:
- the LOC113012716 gene encoding myelin transcription factor 1-like protein isoform X2: MEVDADDKRHRTRSKVPVDPALTELFSVYGCPLAKKRKSIDRQTLETSPKRSTYLDDMDNSTMEECYETDGTEEMDDREEEEEEGAVEDEEEEGEVEEEEEEEVEAYMDYNVEQMEHEDGEVETGDGEGEEEAEEEEVEVEQEEEEEGDEGRVVEAEEEEEEGVEEVDYEDGEEEEGEQNQGQEDDQMSSGEGAEGNGGGGGGSSTSKSGPTAEKDDNNNDEYENYDELVAKSLLNLGKIAEDAANRAMTESEMNSNSSNSAEDEEEEEEEEEEEEDEEEEEEEEEEEEEEEEEEEEGDEPQRGDLSLDVDSDVVRETVDSLKLLAQGHGAVLSDNLDGQEFEDGTANNGDAIDCTNNGVNAHNGGNGQIKTTSNGQIENSDEEVCLSSLECLRNQCFDLARKLSETKSIDRNAPSQQNHFSCEDPNQQPQHHGYGDFHNSQDDRRMLDRNYSDMDNLMKLEEQLSPRSKAFSSCAHDDRYHTHHRDFDEDTASVTSDRSEEVFDMTKGNLSLLEKAIALESERAKAMRDKMAAEAARRDGVRYGHEDHGPRHGYGVERKARLPDGMKKPFYHKDASRVDKKESRCPTPGCDGTGHVTGLYPHHRSLSGCPHKDRVPPEIVAMYENVLKCPTPGCTGRGHVNSNRNSHRSLSGCPIAAAEKLAKAKEKHQSCDGPKSNQASDRVLRPMCFVKQLDYPQYGYKNNVSTSTPRSNLAKELEKYSKTSFDYSAFDGGNNHHVYGKRAIAPKVHGQRDTSPKGYDAKRYCKNSSSASSTTSTYAPSSSGSSLSCGGGGGRGGAGGGGGGSSASSTCSKSSFDYSHDMEAAHMAATAILNLSTRCREMPHDMAGKPQDLCSQSPGLDVDENGTLDLSVSKRLCSGGVGDSVLTPLEPMSPQRQAALLGSRCYGMGDAADCWDLPVDYTKIKHIDEDEKEPDDLDPFHDLLDDRSYTTDVNMPSPKPKFLQCKETKKDLITCPTPGCDGSGHLTSNFASHRSLSGCPLADKSIRSMLANNAQELKCPTPGCDGSGHITGNYASHRSLSGCPRARKSGIKIIHSKENKEDQEPIRCPVPGCDGQGHVTGKYASHRSASGCPIAAKRQKDGYLNGIQFTWKSGKTEGMSCPTPGCDGSGHVSGSFLTHRSLSGCPRATSAMRKARLSGVEMLTIKQQRASNGLEHDEEIKQLDEEIKDLSESNSQVEADMIKLRTQITTMESNLKSIEEENKKPLTHKEPPLRTNSCLQMHQQEPISEQNFDAYVTTLTDMYTNQEQYQSPENKALLENIKQAVQGIQV, translated from the exons TGTGTACGGCTGCCCTCTGGCCAAGAAGAGGAAGAGCATAGACAGACAAACCTTGGAAACATCCCCAAAGAGGAGCACCTACCTTGATGACATGGACAACTCCACAATGGAGGAGTGCTACGAGACGGACGGAACCGAGGAGATGGATGAccgggaggaagaggaggaggaaggagctgtagaggatgaggaggaggagggggaagtggaggaggaggaagaggaggaggtagaAGCCTACATGGACTACAATGTAGAGCAAATGGAGCACGAGGACGGGGAGGTGGAGACAGGGGATGGAGAGGGGGAAGaggaagcagaggaggaggaggtagaggtggagcaggaagaagaagaggagggtgATGAAGGAAGGGTGGTGGAggcagaagaggaggaggaggaaggagtaGAAGAGGTGGATTATGAAgacggagaggaggaggaaggagagcaGAATCAAGGGCAAG AGGACGATCAGATGAGCAGCGGTGAGGGGGCCGAGGGCAATGGCGGTGGAGGCGGAGGCAGCAGCACTTCCAAATCGGGCCCGACGGCGGAGAAAGACGACAACAACAACGATGAGTACGAAAACTACGACGAACTTGTGGCCAAGTCGCTCCTGAACCTGGGCAAGATCGCAGAAGACGCTGCAAACCGTGCCATGACGGAGTCTGAGATGAACAGCAACTCCTCTAACAGTgctgaggatgaagaggaggaggaagaggaggaagaggaggaggaggatgaagaggaagaggaggaggaagaagaagaggaggaggaagaggaggaagaagaagaagaaggggatGAACCTCAGAGGGGCGATCTGAGTTTGGACGTCGACAGCGACGTGGTTCGGGAAACGGTGGACTCCCTCAAACTGCTGGCACAGGGTCACGGCGCCGTGCTGTCCGACAACTTGGACGGACAGGAGTTCGAGGACGGCACGGCCAACAACGGGGATGCGATTGACTGCACGAACAATGGGGTAAATGCGCACAACGGTGGTAATGGACAAATTAAGACCACCAGTAATGGACAAATAGAAAACAGCGATGAGGAGGTGTGTTTGAGCAGTCTGGAGTGTCTACGGAACCAGTGCTTCGACCTCGCTCGGAAACTCAGCGAAACAAAGTCCATTGACCGAAACGCACCGTCCCAGCAAAATCACTTCTCATGTGAGGATCCCAATCAACAGCCCCAGCATCACGGCTATGGGGACTTCCACAACAGCCAGGACGACAGGCGAATGCTCGATAGGAACTATTCCGACATGGACAATCTCATGAAGCTCGAGGAGCAGCTGAGCCCACGCTCCAAGGCCTTCTCCAGTTGTGCACACGATGACCGGTACCACACTCACCACCGGGACTTCGATGAGGACACGGCCTCTGTGACCTCAGACCGATCAGAAGAAGTGTTTGACATGACAAAGGGGAATCTGTCCCTGCTGGAGAAGGCTATTGCACTAGAGTCCGAACGCGCCAAGGCAATGAGGGATAAAATGGCTGCCGAGGCTGCAAGAAGAGACGGGGTGAGGTATGGCCATGAAGATCACGGCCCGCGGCACGGCTACGGCGTTGAGCGTAAAGCCCGTCTTCCCGATGGTATGAAGAAGCCTTTCTACCATAAAG ACGCTTCACGTGTGGACAAGAAGGAGAGCCGGTGTCCGACGCCGGGCTGCGACGGCACGGGTCACGTGACGGGCCTGTACCCGCACCACCGGAGCCTTTCGGGCTGCCCGCACAAAGACCGGGTGCCACCTGAAA TTGTGGCAATGTATGAGAATGTTCTTAAGTGTCCTACGCCTGGCTGCACGGGACGCGGCCATGTCAATAGCAACAGAAACTCCCACCGAAG TCTGTCAGGGTGTCCCATCGCTGCCGCCGAGAAGCTGGCCAAAGCCAAGGAGAAGCACCAGAGCTGCGACGGACCCAAGTCCAACCAGGCGTCCGACCGAGTCCTAAG GCCAATGTGCTTTGTCAAACAACTGGACTATCCACAGTATGGTTACAAGAACAATGTTTCCACCAGCACGCCCCGCTCCAACCTGGCCAAGGAGCTGGAGAAGTACTCCAAGACCAGCTTTGACTACAGCGCCTTCGACGGCGGCAACAACCACCACGTGTACGGGAAACGGGCCATCGCTCCCAAAGTGCATGGACAGAGGGACACGTCGCCCAAAGGCTACGACG CCAAACGTTACTGCAAGAACTCCAGCTCGGCCAGCAGCACCACCAGCACCTACGCCCCcagcagcagtggcagcagccTGAGCTGTGGCGGCGGTGGCGGAAGAGGGGGCGCGGGAGGCGGCGGCGGGGGCAGCAGCGCCAGCAGCACCTGCAGCAAGAGCAGCTTCGACTACAGCCACGACATGGAGGCCGCCCACATGGCCGCCACCGCCATCCTCAACCTGTCCACGCGCTGCCGGGAGATGCCCCACGACATGGCGGGGAAGCCGCAGGACCTGTGCTCGCAG AGTCCCGGTCTAGATGTCGATGAGAACGGTACGTTGGACCTGAGCGTGAGCAAGCGTCTTTGCAGCGGCGGCGTAGGCGACTCGGTGCTAACGCCCCTTGAGCCCATGTCCCCCCAGAGGCAGGCCGCCCTGCTGGGCTCCCGCTGCTACGGCATGGGGGACGCGGCAGACTGCTGGGACCTGCCCGTAGACTACACCAAGATCAAACACATAGATGAGGACGAGAAAGAG CCGGACGACCTCGACCCCTTCCATGACCTCCTGGACGACCGCTCCTACACCACAGACGTCAACATGCCGAGCCCCAAGCCCAAATTCCTCCAGTGCAAGGAGACGAAGAAGGACCTGATAAC ATGTCCCACACCGGGGTGTGATGGAAGTGGTCACTTGACGAGCAATTTCGCCTCACATCGAAG TCTCTCAGGTTGTCCTTTAGCTGACAAAAGCATTCGAAGCATGCTGGCCAACAACGCGCAAGAGCTCAA GTGCCCGACACCAGGGTGCGACGGTTCGGGACATATCACTGGCAACTACGCCTCACACAGAAG TCTTTCAGGGTGTCCGCGTGCCAGGAAAAGTGGGATAAAGATCATCCACAGCAAAGAGAACAAGGAGGACCAGGAGCCTATCAG gTGTCCGGTCCCGGGATGTGACGGTCAGGGTCATGTGACAGGGAAGTACGCGTCCCACAGAAGCGCGTCCGGATGCCCCATCGCAGCCAAGAGGCAAAAGGACGGATACCTGAATGGCATTCAGTTCACGTGGAAGTCCGGGAAGACGGAGGGCATGTCCTGCCCGACGCCGGGCTGCGACGGCTCGGGTCACGTCAGCGGAAGCTTCCTGACGCATCGGAG TCTGTCAGGTTGTCCGCGTGCCACCTCCGCCATGAGGAAAGCCAGGCTCTCCGGAGTGGAAATGCTAACAATAAAGCAGCAGCGTGCCAGCAACG GGCTGGAGCACGACGAGGAGATCAAACAGCTGGATGAAGAAATCAAAGACTTAAGTGAATCGAATtcacaagtggaagcagacatgATCAAACTCAGAACACAG ATCACAACAATGGAGTCCAACTTGAAGTCCATAGAAGAGGAAAACAAG AAACCACTGACGCACAAAGAGCCGCCTCTGAGGACTAACAGCTGCTTACAGATGCACCAGCAA gAGCCAATCAGCGAGCAGAACTTTGACGCCTACGTCACCACTCTGACGGACATGTACACAAACCAGGAGCAGTACCAGAGCCCCGAGAACAAAGCACTGTTGGAAAACATCAAGCAAGCCGTCCAAGGGATCCAGGTGTAA
- the LOC113012716 gene encoding myelin transcription factor 1-like protein isoform X1, which produces MEVDADDKRHRTRSKVPVDPALTELFSVYGCPLAKKRKSIDRQTLETSPKRSTYLDDMDNSTMEECYETDGTEEMDDREEEEEEGAVEDEEEEGEVEEEEEEEVEAYMDYNVEQMEHEDGEVETGDGEGEEEAEEEEVEVEQEEEEEGDEGRVVEAEEEEEEGVEEVDYEDGEEEEGEQNQGQEDDQMSSGEGAEGNGGGGGGSSTSKSGPTAEKDDNNNDEYENYDELVAKSLLNLGKIAEDAANRAMTESEMNSNSSNSAEDEEEEEEEEEEEEDEEEEEEEEEEEEEEEEEEEEGDEPQRGDLSLDVDSDVVRETVDSLKLLAQGHGAVLSDNLDGQEFEDGTANNGDAIDCTNNGVNAHNGGNGQIKTTSNGQIENSDEEVCLSSLECLRNQCFDLARKLSETKSIDRNAPSQQNHFSCEDPNQQPQHHGYGDFHNSQDDRRMLDRNYSDMDNLMKLEEQLSPRSKAFSSCAHDDRYHTHHRDFDEDTASVTSDRSEEVFDMTKGNLSLLEKAIALESERAKAMRDKMAAEAARRDGVRYGHEDHGPRHGYGVERKARLPDGMKKPFYHKDASRVDKKESRCPTPGCDGTGHVTGLYPHHRSLSGCPHKDRVPPEIVAMYENVLKCPTPGCTGRGHVNSNRNSHRSLSGCPIAAAEKLAKAKEKHQSCDGPKSNQASDRVLRPMCFVKQLDYPQYGYKNNVSTSTPRSNLAKELEKYSKTSFDYSAFDGGNNHHVYGKRAIAPKVHGQRDTSPKGYDAKRYCKNSSSASSTTSTYAPSSSGSSLSCGGGGGRGGAGGGGGGSSASSTCSKSSFDYSHDMEAAHMAATAILNLSTRCREMPHDMAGKPQDLCSQSPGLDVDENGTLDLSVSKRLCSGGVGDSVLTPLEPMSPQRQAALLGSRCYGMGDAADCWDLPVDYTKIKHIDEDEKEPDDLDPFHDLLDDRSYTTDVNMPSPKPKFLQCKETKKDLITCPTPGCDGSGHLTSNFASHRSLSGCPLADKSIRSMLANNAQELKCPTPGCDGSGHITGNYASHRSLSGCPRARKSGIKIIHSKENKEDQEPIRCPVPGCDGQGHVTGKYASHRSASGCPIAAKRQKDGYLNGIQFTWKSGKTEGMSCPTPGCDGSGHVSGSFLTHRSLSGCPRATSAMRKARLSGVEMLTIKQQRASNGLEHDEEIKQLDEEIKDLSESNSQVEADMIKLRTQITTMESNLKSIEEENKVIEQQNESLLHELANLSQSLINSLANVQLPHMKPLTHKEPPLRTNSCLQMHQQEPISEQNFDAYVTTLTDMYTNQEQYQSPENKALLENIKQAVQGIQV; this is translated from the exons TGTGTACGGCTGCCCTCTGGCCAAGAAGAGGAAGAGCATAGACAGACAAACCTTGGAAACATCCCCAAAGAGGAGCACCTACCTTGATGACATGGACAACTCCACAATGGAGGAGTGCTACGAGACGGACGGAACCGAGGAGATGGATGAccgggaggaagaggaggaggaaggagctgtagaggatgaggaggaggagggggaagtggaggaggaggaagaggaggaggtagaAGCCTACATGGACTACAATGTAGAGCAAATGGAGCACGAGGACGGGGAGGTGGAGACAGGGGATGGAGAGGGGGAAGaggaagcagaggaggaggaggtagaggtggagcaggaagaagaagaggagggtgATGAAGGAAGGGTGGTGGAggcagaagaggaggaggaggaaggagtaGAAGAGGTGGATTATGAAgacggagaggaggaggaaggagagcaGAATCAAGGGCAAG AGGACGATCAGATGAGCAGCGGTGAGGGGGCCGAGGGCAATGGCGGTGGAGGCGGAGGCAGCAGCACTTCCAAATCGGGCCCGACGGCGGAGAAAGACGACAACAACAACGATGAGTACGAAAACTACGACGAACTTGTGGCCAAGTCGCTCCTGAACCTGGGCAAGATCGCAGAAGACGCTGCAAACCGTGCCATGACGGAGTCTGAGATGAACAGCAACTCCTCTAACAGTgctgaggatgaagaggaggaggaagaggaggaagaggaggaggaggatgaagaggaagaggaggaggaagaagaagaggaggaggaagaggaggaagaagaagaagaaggggatGAACCTCAGAGGGGCGATCTGAGTTTGGACGTCGACAGCGACGTGGTTCGGGAAACGGTGGACTCCCTCAAACTGCTGGCACAGGGTCACGGCGCCGTGCTGTCCGACAACTTGGACGGACAGGAGTTCGAGGACGGCACGGCCAACAACGGGGATGCGATTGACTGCACGAACAATGGGGTAAATGCGCACAACGGTGGTAATGGACAAATTAAGACCACCAGTAATGGACAAATAGAAAACAGCGATGAGGAGGTGTGTTTGAGCAGTCTGGAGTGTCTACGGAACCAGTGCTTCGACCTCGCTCGGAAACTCAGCGAAACAAAGTCCATTGACCGAAACGCACCGTCCCAGCAAAATCACTTCTCATGTGAGGATCCCAATCAACAGCCCCAGCATCACGGCTATGGGGACTTCCACAACAGCCAGGACGACAGGCGAATGCTCGATAGGAACTATTCCGACATGGACAATCTCATGAAGCTCGAGGAGCAGCTGAGCCCACGCTCCAAGGCCTTCTCCAGTTGTGCACACGATGACCGGTACCACACTCACCACCGGGACTTCGATGAGGACACGGCCTCTGTGACCTCAGACCGATCAGAAGAAGTGTTTGACATGACAAAGGGGAATCTGTCCCTGCTGGAGAAGGCTATTGCACTAGAGTCCGAACGCGCCAAGGCAATGAGGGATAAAATGGCTGCCGAGGCTGCAAGAAGAGACGGGGTGAGGTATGGCCATGAAGATCACGGCCCGCGGCACGGCTACGGCGTTGAGCGTAAAGCCCGTCTTCCCGATGGTATGAAGAAGCCTTTCTACCATAAAG ACGCTTCACGTGTGGACAAGAAGGAGAGCCGGTGTCCGACGCCGGGCTGCGACGGCACGGGTCACGTGACGGGCCTGTACCCGCACCACCGGAGCCTTTCGGGCTGCCCGCACAAAGACCGGGTGCCACCTGAAA TTGTGGCAATGTATGAGAATGTTCTTAAGTGTCCTACGCCTGGCTGCACGGGACGCGGCCATGTCAATAGCAACAGAAACTCCCACCGAAG TCTGTCAGGGTGTCCCATCGCTGCCGCCGAGAAGCTGGCCAAAGCCAAGGAGAAGCACCAGAGCTGCGACGGACCCAAGTCCAACCAGGCGTCCGACCGAGTCCTAAG GCCAATGTGCTTTGTCAAACAACTGGACTATCCACAGTATGGTTACAAGAACAATGTTTCCACCAGCACGCCCCGCTCCAACCTGGCCAAGGAGCTGGAGAAGTACTCCAAGACCAGCTTTGACTACAGCGCCTTCGACGGCGGCAACAACCACCACGTGTACGGGAAACGGGCCATCGCTCCCAAAGTGCATGGACAGAGGGACACGTCGCCCAAAGGCTACGACG CCAAACGTTACTGCAAGAACTCCAGCTCGGCCAGCAGCACCACCAGCACCTACGCCCCcagcagcagtggcagcagccTGAGCTGTGGCGGCGGTGGCGGAAGAGGGGGCGCGGGAGGCGGCGGCGGGGGCAGCAGCGCCAGCAGCACCTGCAGCAAGAGCAGCTTCGACTACAGCCACGACATGGAGGCCGCCCACATGGCCGCCACCGCCATCCTCAACCTGTCCACGCGCTGCCGGGAGATGCCCCACGACATGGCGGGGAAGCCGCAGGACCTGTGCTCGCAG AGTCCCGGTCTAGATGTCGATGAGAACGGTACGTTGGACCTGAGCGTGAGCAAGCGTCTTTGCAGCGGCGGCGTAGGCGACTCGGTGCTAACGCCCCTTGAGCCCATGTCCCCCCAGAGGCAGGCCGCCCTGCTGGGCTCCCGCTGCTACGGCATGGGGGACGCGGCAGACTGCTGGGACCTGCCCGTAGACTACACCAAGATCAAACACATAGATGAGGACGAGAAAGAG CCGGACGACCTCGACCCCTTCCATGACCTCCTGGACGACCGCTCCTACACCACAGACGTCAACATGCCGAGCCCCAAGCCCAAATTCCTCCAGTGCAAGGAGACGAAGAAGGACCTGATAAC ATGTCCCACACCGGGGTGTGATGGAAGTGGTCACTTGACGAGCAATTTCGCCTCACATCGAAG TCTCTCAGGTTGTCCTTTAGCTGACAAAAGCATTCGAAGCATGCTGGCCAACAACGCGCAAGAGCTCAA GTGCCCGACACCAGGGTGCGACGGTTCGGGACATATCACTGGCAACTACGCCTCACACAGAAG TCTTTCAGGGTGTCCGCGTGCCAGGAAAAGTGGGATAAAGATCATCCACAGCAAAGAGAACAAGGAGGACCAGGAGCCTATCAG gTGTCCGGTCCCGGGATGTGACGGTCAGGGTCATGTGACAGGGAAGTACGCGTCCCACAGAAGCGCGTCCGGATGCCCCATCGCAGCCAAGAGGCAAAAGGACGGATACCTGAATGGCATTCAGTTCACGTGGAAGTCCGGGAAGACGGAGGGCATGTCCTGCCCGACGCCGGGCTGCGACGGCTCGGGTCACGTCAGCGGAAGCTTCCTGACGCATCGGAG TCTGTCAGGTTGTCCGCGTGCCACCTCCGCCATGAGGAAAGCCAGGCTCTCCGGAGTGGAAATGCTAACAATAAAGCAGCAGCGTGCCAGCAACG GGCTGGAGCACGACGAGGAGATCAAACAGCTGGATGAAGAAATCAAAGACTTAAGTGAATCGAATtcacaagtggaagcagacatgATCAAACTCAGAACACAG ATCACAACAATGGAGTCCAACTTGAAGTCCATAGAAGAGGAAAACAAGGTGATTGAACAGCAAAATGAATCTCTCCTGCATGAGCTGGCCAACCTCAGCCAGTCACTGATTAACAGTTTAGCTAATGTCCAGCTCCCTCATATG AAACCACTGACGCACAAAGAGCCGCCTCTGAGGACTAACAGCTGCTTACAGATGCACCAGCAA gAGCCAATCAGCGAGCAGAACTTTGACGCCTACGTCACCACTCTGACGGACATGTACACAAACCAGGAGCAGTACCAGAGCCCCGAGAACAAAGCACTGTTGGAAAACATCAAGCAAGCCGTCCAAGGGATCCAGGTGTAA